A DNA window from Desulfovibrionales bacterium contains the following coding sequences:
- a CDS encoding GxxExxY protein, producing the protein MDDKDLTGKIIAAAIAVHRELGPGFLESIYEEALCIELDLLKVPYERQKPIAIIYRAEIVGEHRLDLLVAQTVVVELKAIKALENIHFATVHSYMKATQAESGLLLNFASMPLTIKRVGREFIQDKTAVFEDGET; encoded by the coding sequence ATGGATGACAAGGATTTGACCGGAAAGATTATTGCTGCTGCTATTGCCGTACACCGGGAGCTTGGGCCGGGTTTTCTGGAATCAATATACGAGGAAGCCCTTTGTATCGAGCTAGACCTTCTAAAAGTTCCCTACGAAAGGCAGAAACCCATTGCGATTATATATCGCGCAGAGATAGTCGGGGAGCACCGCCTGGATCTGTTAGTTGCCCAAACTGTCGTTGTTGAACTCAAGGCGATCAAAGCCTTGGAGAATATCCATTTTGCTACAGTACATTCCTACATGAAAGCAACCCAGGCGGAAAGCGGCCTGTTGCTTAATTTTGCCTCTATGCCGTTGACAATAAAGAGAGTTGGTCGTGAATTTATTCAGGATAAAACAGCAGTTTTCGAAGACGGTGAAACATGA
- a CDS encoding DUF115 domain-containing protein, whose amino-acid sequence MRNNMFFKKNMAILESKYPDLAAKVRASSKVIGKCKVIKSKTGDPNVIVKRDLDHIMLYDNDDPFGYCKTYFEELNINHAPIVVFMGLGLGYHLHLFLRLYGNRWGARKIIIFEEDIELFRLALQFADLEQIISHPDIHLFVGRDPEEAFTQIRRNIITEKGIHNFMRSTKIIPLPAHILLNNEYYLRALNTTKKAFRQMMILAGNDPTDSFVGMDNLLSNLKHIVSNPGIKLLYDKFKGMPAVTVASGPSLNKNIHLLKDIRERALIVCCDASLVPLMKRDIRPHIVVSLERTDGTEYFFEDVQDLEGIYLAICPLVRPRAFDSFKGGKFIVNRTFSHFDWLHQDKGSLSIGPAVSNMAFKVSEALGCDPIIMIGQDLAFAEDGDTHVKEMPFGERDEYYHKEVLEVEGNNGRPVKTSRAWEIFRSHHEEDIKSYKGLCINATEGGAKIRGARVMPFKEAIDKYCRDKIHSNSIISETISNFYRDIDVKKELEQFLPRIRGTRETLEGLIKVFKDFHDETRLAQKTTIHPFMYEGAKIDKDVLTGIAQKFLDLLNSYLKDQDVNDIMLHTLQPHLVWFANRLNFLPEIYSDQNCLRSAQVLMIKEWLGVLGQFFVSTADSLSEAETFVSEALKN is encoded by the coding sequence ATGCGTAACAATATGTTTTTTAAGAAAAACATGGCTATTTTGGAATCGAAATATCCTGATCTTGCCGCCAAAGTCAGGGCAAGTAGCAAGGTAATTGGTAAATGCAAGGTCATAAAGTCAAAAACAGGGGATCCGAATGTTATTGTTAAGAGAGATCTGGATCATATAATGCTTTATGACAATGACGACCCTTTTGGGTATTGCAAAACCTATTTCGAAGAATTGAATATCAATCATGCCCCGATTGTTGTGTTTATGGGGCTGGGACTCGGGTATCACCTCCACCTTTTTCTCAGACTTTATGGTAATCGTTGGGGGGCAAGGAAGATCATAATCTTCGAGGAGGATATTGAACTCTTCCGTCTGGCCTTGCAGTTTGCGGACCTGGAGCAGATAATCAGCCATCCGGATATCCACCTCTTTGTCGGTCGTGATCCTGAGGAGGCTTTTACACAGATTCGAAGGAACATCATTACTGAAAAAGGAATACATAATTTTATGAGGTCCACCAAGATCATTCCTTTACCGGCTCATATTTTATTAAATAACGAATATTATCTTAGAGCGCTTAATACAACGAAGAAGGCCTTTCGCCAGATGATGATTTTAGCCGGTAATGATCCGACGGATTCTTTCGTCGGCATGGATAACCTGCTCAGCAACCTTAAACATATTGTCTCCAACCCCGGAATCAAACTGTTATACGACAAATTTAAGGGAATGCCTGCTGTTACAGTAGCATCCGGCCCTTCTCTTAATAAGAACATTCATCTGTTAAAAGATATTCGCGAACGGGCTCTGATCGTTTGTTGTGACGCGAGTCTTGTGCCGTTAATGAAACGCGACATCCGCCCCCATATTGTAGTTTCCCTCGAAAGGACGGACGGGACGGAATACTTTTTTGAAGATGTGCAGGATTTGGAAGGTATCTATCTGGCTATCTGTCCATTGGTCAGGCCAAGGGCCTTTGACAGTTTTAAGGGCGGAAAATTTATTGTTAATAGAACCTTTTCTCACTTTGATTGGCTTCATCAGGATAAGGGCTCGCTGTCCATTGGCCCTGCGGTATCGAATATGGCATTCAAGGTGTCTGAGGCGCTGGGTTGCGATCCGATTATCATGATTGGACAGGACCTGGCCTTTGCAGAGGATGGCGACACGCATGTTAAAGAGATGCCTTTTGGGGAACGTGATGAATATTACCATAAAGAGGTTTTGGAAGTGGAGGGGAACAACGGAAGGCCTGTCAAGACATCGAGGGCATGGGAGATATTCAGGTCACACCACGAGGAAGATATAAAATCCTACAAAGGGCTATGTATCAACGCAACGGAAGGGGGCGCGAAAATTCGGGGGGCCAGAGTCATGCCCTTTAAGGAGGCTATTGACAAATACTGCCGGGATAAAATCCATTCCAATTCGATTATCAGTGAAACGATTTCGAATTTTTACAGGGATATTGATGTTAAAAAGGAACTCGAACAGTTCCTGCCGCGGATACGGGGAACGCGGGAAACCCTGGAGGGCTTAATCAAAGTATTTAAGGATTTTCATGACGAAACCCGCTTGGCGCAAAAAACAACGATACATCCTTTCATGTATGAAGGGGCAAAGATTGATAAAGATGTCCTTACCGGAATTGCCCAAAAGTTTCTCGATTTATTGAACTCTTATCTGAAAGATCAAGACGTCAACGACATCATGCTGCACACACTGCAACCTCATCTCGTGTGGTTCGCCAACAGGTTGAATTTTCTGCCTGAAATATATTCGGATCAGAACTGCCTGCGATCGGCACAGGTGCTCATGATAAAAGAATGGCTTGGAGTGCTCGGGCAATTTTTTGTATCTACCGCTGATTCACTCAGCGAGGCCGAGACTTTTGTCTCTGAAGCCTTGAAAAATTGA
- a CDS encoding glycosyltransferase family 9 protein: MQSGSICEAEFAMDILVIRTHRLGDVLQLTPMLQGLKEKYPAGKITFLTGRDMAGLLSDNPNIDEIISIPEKEYRWYLKNRPESYAKIYNQTYDLLSELRQRRFQLIVNRQYEVGGIVAGLIGADEIRGGVFCPGCGFIFEDGASKALFDIIRTNRKANRRNLADWACHISGVPPGCGDMAFYIQETDRWEADVLLTKGGVGEDESPVAVQMGAARSFRQWGAENYVRVIRWLTKAKEKKVVLLGSEDERDLAEAVLDNLGQDKGHVVDLIGKTTLKTLGGVLERCQYLITGDTGTMHMAASVGTPVIALLYGTAYPWETGPYGTGHLVLYADEPCAPCLNPGDCTSGHRCRKAITPEHVYGALEIAEAMRRYPCTPLSWPDDDVRLYMTLTQPGHDQLLVPIDNVNSEHRESGLFFSREPGRELGCGSILESAAGALVQRGDNIIKEFYEGNKEGFLETLPEYFDRLGRFVEFVKGRQSGDNSPEMIQLLAPALNEACRAMEAGDYVTIIDLIQYKFKTILESGTQEIKKNE; this comes from the coding sequence ATGCAATCCGGATCTATCTGTGAGGCAGAATTTGCTATGGATATCTTGGTTATCCGCACCCATCGCCTTGGAGATGTACTCCAGTTGACTCCGATGTTGCAAGGTCTCAAGGAGAAATACCCGGCCGGCAAAATTACCTTCCTCACCGGACGGGACATGGCCGGTTTGCTGTCAGATAATCCCAACATAGATGAAATTATTTCCATTCCTGAAAAAGAATATCGATGGTATTTGAAGAATAGGCCTGAATCTTACGCGAAGATATACAATCAAACTTATGATCTCCTGTCTGAATTAAGGCAGAGGCGTTTTCAATTGATCGTCAACCGGCAGTACGAGGTTGGCGGCATTGTGGCCGGGCTGATAGGGGCAGATGAAATACGGGGGGGAGTTTTTTGCCCCGGGTGTGGATTTATTTTTGAAGACGGGGCGTCGAAAGCGCTCTTCGACATAATACGGACGAATCGGAAGGCCAACCGGCGAAATCTGGCTGATTGGGCCTGTCACATATCCGGCGTGCCGCCCGGTTGCGGGGACATGGCTTTTTATATACAGGAAACAGATCGCTGGGAGGCAGACGTCTTGCTTACAAAAGGAGGCGTAGGGGAGGACGAGTCGCCCGTCGCTGTGCAGATGGGTGCCGCGCGCTCATTCCGCCAGTGGGGGGCGGAAAACTATGTACGGGTCATCAGGTGGTTGACCAAGGCAAAGGAAAAAAAGGTTGTCCTCCTTGGAAGCGAGGACGAGCGGGATTTGGCCGAAGCAGTGCTGGACAACCTTGGCCAGGATAAGGGCCATGTCGTTGATTTGATCGGAAAGACGACTCTCAAGACCCTGGGCGGGGTGCTTGAACGGTGTCAGTATTTAATCACCGGAGATACCGGTACCATGCACATGGCCGCTTCAGTGGGGACACCGGTTATAGCCCTTTTATACGGCACGGCCTACCCCTGGGAAACCGGTCCGTATGGGACAGGACACCTCGTGCTTTACGCAGACGAACCTTGTGCGCCATGTCTGAATCCGGGCGACTGTACTTCCGGACATAGATGCCGAAAGGCAATTACCCCTGAACACGTTTACGGGGCTTTAGAGATTGCCGAGGCAATGAGAAGATATCCATGCACCCCTCTCTCTTGGCCGGACGACGACGTCCGTCTATATATGACACTCACGCAGCCCGGTCATGACCAGCTTCTAGTCCCCATAGATAACGTCAATTCAGAACATCGAGAATCCGGTCTGTTTTTTTCCAGAGAACCGGGAAGAGAGTTGGGCTGCGGAAGCATCCTGGAGTCCGCTGCCGGCGCTTTGGTCCAACGAGGGGACAATATCATCAAGGAATTCTATGAAGGAAACAAAGAAGGCTTTCTGGAGACCTTACCTGAGTATTTTGATCGCCTGGGCAGGTTTGTGGAGTTTGTGAAAGGTCGACAGTCCGGTGATAATAGTCCGGAAATGATTCAGCTCCTGGCTCCGGCGCTGAACGAGGCCTGCCGGGCGATGGAAGCGGGGGATTATGTGACTATTATTGATTTAATTCAATACAAATTTAAGACGATTCTTGAATCAGGAACTCAGGAAATCAAGAAGAATGAATGA